From the Streptomyces nigrescens genome, one window contains:
- a CDS encoding TerD family protein gives MGVSLGKGGNVSLSKEAPGLTAVTVGLGWDVRTTTGADYDLDASALLCTEAGKVASDAHFVFYNNLTSPDGSVRHTGDNLTGEGEGDDESIDVTLSEVPAEIAKIVFPVSIHEAEGRGQSFGQVRNAFIRVVNQADGVELARYDLSEDASAETAMVFGELYRHGAEWKFRAVGQGYASGLAGIAADFGVNV, from the coding sequence ATGGGAGTCTCGCTGGGCAAGGGCGGCAATGTCTCCTTGTCGAAGGAAGCACCCGGACTGACCGCGGTCACGGTCGGCCTCGGCTGGGACGTCCGTACGACCACGGGCGCGGACTACGACCTGGACGCCAGCGCGCTGCTGTGCACCGAGGCGGGCAAGGTCGCCTCGGACGCGCACTTCGTCTTCTACAACAACCTCACCAGCCCCGACGGCTCGGTGCGGCACACCGGCGACAACCTGACCGGCGAGGGCGAGGGGGACGACGAGTCCATCGATGTCACGCTGTCGGAAGTGCCCGCCGAGATCGCAAAGATCGTCTTCCCGGTCTCGATCCATGAGGCGGAGGGCCGGGGGCAGAGTTTCGGCCAGGTCCGCAATGCGTTCATCCGCGTCGTCAATCAGGCGGACGGGGTGGAGCTGGCCCGCTACGACCTGAGCGAGGACGCCTCGGCCGAGACCGCGATGGTCTTCGGCGAGCTCTACCGGCACGGCGCCGAGTGGAAGTTCCGCGCGGTGGGCCAGGGCTATGCGTCCGGTCTGGCGGGCATCGCGGCGGACTTCGGCGTCAACGTCTGA
- a CDS encoding acyl-CoA desaturase, whose amino-acid sequence MTSTARTTPSAQDYDGTSPFPDSGTESPPTSGRRMYVTVTGIIVVAPFVGLAVAIPLLWGSVVHLTDLVLLAVFYVISGLGVTVGFHRGLTHGSYTAAPALRVALALAGSLSFQGDVIDWVATHRRHHAYTDRPGDPHSPYRYGTSLRGQLRGLVHSHIGWLFGDDPTSHRRFAPDLLADPGIRAVDRAFPVLCLLTLGLPFALGWALGGSWVTALTALLWAGFIRIALLHHVTWSVNSLCHLIGDRPFRTRRHDRATNLWPLALLSFGESWHNLHHADPTCARHGVDRGQLDVSAAVIRLFERLGWVRDVRWPDPDRVAARRLRSTA is encoded by the coding sequence GTGACGTCCACCGCCCGCACCACCCCGTCGGCCCAGGACTACGACGGGACCTCCCCCTTCCCTGACAGCGGCACCGAGTCCCCGCCGACCAGCGGACGGCGGATGTATGTCACGGTGACCGGCATCATCGTCGTCGCCCCGTTCGTCGGCCTGGCCGTCGCGATCCCCCTCCTCTGGGGCAGCGTCGTCCACCTCACCGACCTCGTCCTCCTGGCCGTCTTCTATGTCATCAGCGGCCTGGGCGTCACCGTCGGCTTCCACCGCGGCCTGACCCACGGCAGTTATACGGCGGCCCCCGCGCTGCGCGTCGCGCTCGCCCTCGCCGGCTCGCTCAGCTTCCAGGGCGATGTCATCGACTGGGTCGCCACCCATCGCCGCCACCACGCCTACACCGACCGCCCCGGCGATCCGCACTCGCCCTACCGCTACGGCACCAGCCTCCGCGGTCAGCTGCGCGGACTGGTCCACTCGCACATCGGCTGGCTGTTCGGCGACGACCCCACCTCGCACCGCCGCTTCGCCCCCGATCTGCTCGCCGACCCGGGGATCCGCGCGGTGGACCGGGCGTTCCCCGTGCTCTGTCTGCTCACGCTCGGCCTGCCGTTCGCGCTGGGCTGGGCGCTCGGCGGCTCCTGGGTCACCGCGCTGACCGCCCTGCTGTGGGCGGGGTTCATCCGGATCGCGCTGCTGCACCACGTCACCTGGAGCGTCAATTCGCTCTGCCACCTCATCGGCGACCGCCCCTTCCGCACCCGGCGCCACGACCGGGCGACCAACCTGTGGCCGCTGGCCCTGCTGTCGTTCGGCGAGAGCTGGCACAACCTGCACCACGCCGACCCGACCTGCGCCCGGCACGGTGTGGACCGTGGCCAGCTCGATGTGTCCGCCGCCGTCATCCGGCTCTTCGAACGCCTCGGCTGGGTCCGGGACGTGCGCTGGCCCGACCCCGACCGGGTGGCGGCCCGCCGGCTCAGGAGCACCGCATGA
- a CDS encoding DUF5994 family protein — MTTAGDPPHPAHAPHHAPPPVARLAIAPHTGTARHLDGLWWPHSTDLLAELPELLTALPFDWPRITHATVNGAAWSALPSHTLVAGHVVRLRRTTGRPGPDTICLVSSGNGRWDLLLIPPTTPEPEAVRMMAEMARTGEPTPA; from the coding sequence ATGACCACCGCCGGGGACCCTCCCCACCCAGCCCACGCCCCGCACCACGCGCCGCCCCCCGTCGCCCGCCTGGCCATCGCCCCGCACACCGGTACGGCCCGGCACCTGGACGGTCTCTGGTGGCCGCACTCGACCGACCTGCTGGCCGAACTCCCGGAGCTGCTGACCGCGTTGCCCTTCGACTGGCCCCGGATCACCCACGCCACGGTGAACGGCGCGGCCTGGTCCGCTCTCCCCTCCCACACCCTTGTCGCCGGCCATGTGGTCCGCCTCCGCAGAACCACCGGCCGCCCCGGCCCGGACACCATCTGCCTGGTCTCCTCCGGCAACGGCCGCTGGGACCTCCTGCTCATCCCGCCCACCACCCCCGAGCCCGAGGCCGTCCGCATGATGGCGGAGATGGCCCGCACGGGGGAGCCGACACCGGCCTGA
- a CDS encoding response regulator, with translation MAEDTERTHPFDRPARTGRGDCAERTARHEHTAPVITVLIVDDHPVVRDGLRGMFTAAPGFEVLGEAGNGIEGVELATRLDPDVVLMDLRMPGGGGVAAITELGRQAPHSKVLVLTTYDTDSDTLPAIEAGATGYLLKDTPRDELFTAVRAAAEGRTVLSPAVASRLVSRVRSPGNEPLSAREREVLGLVAKGTSNREIAAVLFISEATVKTHLTHIYGKLEAKDRAAAVAVAYDRGILG, from the coding sequence ATGGCTGAGGACACCGAGCGCACCCACCCCTTCGACCGGCCGGCGCGGACCGGGCGGGGCGACTGTGCCGAGCGCACCGCCCGGCACGAGCACACCGCCCCGGTCATCACGGTGCTCATCGTGGACGACCACCCCGTCGTCCGGGACGGGCTGCGCGGCATGTTCACCGCCGCCCCCGGATTCGAGGTCCTGGGTGAGGCCGGCAACGGCATCGAAGGCGTGGAACTCGCCACTCGGCTCGACCCCGACGTGGTCCTGATGGATCTGCGGATGCCGGGCGGGGGCGGGGTAGCGGCCATCACCGAGCTGGGCCGCCAGGCGCCGCACTCCAAGGTGCTGGTGCTGACGACGTACGACACCGACTCCGACACCCTCCCGGCGATCGAGGCGGGCGCCACCGGCTATCTCCTCAAGGACACCCCGCGCGACGAACTGTTCACGGCGGTACGCGCGGCGGCCGAAGGCCGGACGGTGCTCTCGCCCGCGGTCGCCTCCCGCCTTGTCTCACGGGTCCGGTCACCCGGCAACGAACCGCTCAGTGCCCGCGAACGCGAGGTCCTGGGCCTCGTCGCCAAGGGCACCTCGAACCGCGAGATCGCCGCCGTACTGTTCATCAGCGAGGCAACGGTCAAGACCCATCTGACGCATATCTACGGCAAGTTGGAGGCGAAGGACCGCGCGGCGGCGGTGGCGGTGGCGTACGACCGGGGGATTCTCGGCTGA
- a CDS encoding sensor histidine kinase, which produces MTSHDGNGGTAAPVPGPQVLRMSPAPGPLLSPAPRPWDRAFRRWGGYVLLGIGVLTSAASADRLLPGHEAYVAGALVTAALALQVWWSRAGHRLPPQAPTGQLYYLVRYVLAFVLTWLNPFFAIYAVLGYFDASQLLPRRFLRAGWLATAVIMAGSQSGGLPPASTVHWVAFAALYIVNATLVLVFGRIAAQEAEHAAVKAATITELERANARLALALEENAGLHAQLLVQAREAGIADERRRLAAEIHDTLAQGLAGIITQLEAATESSDPVAARAHARRAAALARDSLGEARRSVHDLSPGALEHAALPEALRTTVEEWSAVAGVRAEFTVTGTAEPLHDEVEATLLRIAQEGLSNTRRHAAASRVGVTLSYMGDEVTLDVRDDGRGFDPEAPPPRRRTGGFGLGGMRARAERIAGTVDIESEPGRGTAVSARVPLVRHG; this is translated from the coding sequence ATGACAAGCCACGACGGCAACGGCGGGACGGCAGCGCCCGTTCCCGGCCCCCAGGTGCTGCGGATGTCTCCCGCACCCGGGCCGCTCCTCAGCCCCGCGCCGCGGCCGTGGGACCGTGCCTTCCGGCGATGGGGCGGCTATGTCCTGCTCGGTATCGGGGTCCTGACATCGGCGGCCTCGGCGGACCGGCTGTTGCCCGGACACGAGGCGTATGTGGCGGGGGCGCTGGTGACGGCCGCGCTGGCGCTGCAGGTGTGGTGGAGCCGGGCCGGCCACCGGCTTCCCCCGCAGGCGCCGACCGGGCAGCTCTACTACCTCGTCCGCTACGTGCTGGCCTTCGTGCTGACCTGGCTCAACCCCTTTTTCGCGATCTACGCGGTGCTCGGCTACTTCGACGCCTCGCAGCTGCTGCCGCGACGCTTCCTGCGCGCCGGGTGGCTGGCCACCGCGGTGATCATGGCCGGCTCGCAGTCCGGTGGACTGCCCCCGGCGAGCACCGTGCACTGGGTAGCCTTCGCGGCGCTGTACATCGTCAACGCCACCCTGGTACTGGTCTTCGGCCGGATCGCCGCCCAGGAGGCGGAGCACGCGGCAGTCAAGGCCGCCACCATCACCGAGCTGGAGCGCGCCAATGCCCGGCTGGCACTGGCGCTGGAGGAGAACGCCGGCCTGCATGCGCAGCTCCTCGTCCAGGCACGGGAAGCGGGTATCGCCGATGAGCGCCGCCGACTGGCTGCGGAGATCCATGACACCCTCGCGCAGGGCCTGGCCGGCATCATCACGCAGTTGGAAGCGGCCACCGAGAGCAGCGATCCGGTGGCCGCCCGCGCGCACGCCCGACGGGCGGCGGCGCTGGCCCGCGACAGCCTCGGGGAGGCCCGCCGTTCGGTGCACGACCTGAGCCCCGGGGCGCTGGAACACGCTGCGCTGCCGGAAGCGCTGCGCACGACCGTCGAGGAGTGGTCGGCGGTGGCGGGCGTACGCGCCGAGTTCACCGTCACCGGGACCGCCGAACCGCTGCACGACGAGGTCGAGGCGACCCTGCTGCGGATCGCCCAGGAGGGGCTGTCCAACACCCGCCGGCACGCGGCCGCGTCGCGGGTCGGTGTCACCCTCTCCTACATGGGCGACGAGGTGACGCTGGATGTACGCGACGACGGGCGCGGCTTCGATCCGGAGGCGCCACCGCCCCGCCGGCGCACCGGCGGCTTCGGCCTCGGCGGGATGCGGGCGCGCGCCGAACGGATCGCGGGCACCGTCGACATCGAGTCCGAACCGGGCCGGGGCACGGCCGTCTCCGCTCGCGTACCGTTGGTCCGCCATGGCTGA
- a CDS encoding ABC transporter permease — protein sequence MPATPAPSSATRSPQPTPGPSAPVKARSASRAVLMTEARLFLREPGALFWMLVFPTLLLTILGLIPSFREASPSLGGRRTIDLYVPVVLLLAAITAGIQVMPSVLTGYRERGILRRMSATPVRPAALLGAQIALHGAAAVLSMAVALVVGRLAFGVALPEQPLSYALALVLTLCSALVMGCVICSLSPSTKAAGVVGSAVFFPMMFAAGVWVPVQAMPDLLQRIVQLVPFGAASQALAQASSGHWPGWWQLAVPAAWALVLGWFAHRQSRWE from the coding sequence ATGCCTGCCACGCCCGCGCCCTCTTCGGCGACGCGCTCGCCGCAGCCCACCCCCGGCCCTTCTGCCCCGGTGAAGGCCCGGTCCGCCTCACGCGCCGTCCTGATGACGGAGGCGCGGCTGTTCCTGCGTGAACCCGGGGCACTGTTCTGGATGCTGGTCTTCCCGACCCTGCTGCTGACGATCCTCGGACTGATCCCGTCCTTCCGGGAGGCCAGTCCGTCACTGGGCGGGCGCCGGACCATCGATCTCTACGTTCCGGTGGTGCTGCTGCTCGCCGCGATCACGGCCGGAATCCAGGTGATGCCCTCGGTGCTGACGGGCTATCGGGAACGCGGCATTCTGCGACGGATGTCGGCCACGCCGGTGCGGCCCGCCGCGCTGCTCGGTGCGCAGATCGCCCTGCACGGCGCGGCGGCCGTGCTCTCCATGGCAGTGGCGCTCGTCGTGGGCAGGCTCGCCTTCGGTGTGGCGCTGCCCGAGCAGCCCCTGAGCTATGCGCTGGCGCTCGTCCTGACACTGTGCAGTGCGCTCGTCATGGGCTGTGTGATCTGCTCGCTCTCCCCGTCGACCAAGGCGGCCGGGGTGGTCGGGTCGGCGGTCTTCTTCCCGATGATGTTTGCGGCGGGCGTGTGGGTGCCGGTCCAGGCGATGCCGGACCTGCTGCAGCGGATCGTCCAGCTGGTGCCGTTCGGCGCCGCCTCGCAGGCGCTCGCCCAGGCCTCGTCCGGCCACTGGCCCGGCTGGTGGCAGCTGGCGGTGCCGGCCGCCTGGGCCCTCGTGCTCGGTTGGTTCGCCCACCGTCAATCCCGTTGGGAGTGA
- a CDS encoding ABC transporter ATP-binding protein: protein MGIIEVSGLRKAYEGRAVVDGVSFAVQDGEIFGVLGPNGAGKTTTVECVEGLRVPDGGTVRVGGLDPVADHDRVTQILGSQLQESELQAKLTVREALELYSACYPRPADWRQLAERTGLTDRLSARFGKLSGGQKQRLFIALALIGNPRVVVLDELTTGLDPRARRDTWQLIEEVRAAGVTVLLVTHFMEEAQRLCDRIAVIDRGRVAALDTPAGLISKASRSVVLSFNPSAPLDPAELAALPEVASFEGTGRAAGQGVTDPADERLVIHGTDATVDAVISLLARHRITARHLRVADATLDDAFLDLTAQEA, encoded by the coding sequence ATGGGAATCATCGAAGTCAGCGGGCTGCGCAAGGCCTACGAGGGCCGGGCCGTGGTCGACGGGGTCTCCTTCGCCGTCCAGGACGGGGAGATCTTCGGCGTACTCGGCCCGAACGGCGCCGGCAAGACGACGACCGTCGAGTGCGTCGAGGGCCTTCGCGTCCCGGACGGCGGGACGGTCCGGGTGGGCGGACTGGACCCGGTGGCCGACCATGACCGGGTCACCCAGATCCTGGGCTCCCAGCTCCAGGAAAGCGAGCTGCAGGCCAAACTCACCGTGCGGGAGGCGCTGGAGCTCTACTCCGCCTGCTATCCGCGCCCTGCCGACTGGCGACAGCTCGCCGAGCGGACCGGCCTCACCGACCGGCTCTCCGCCCGCTTCGGCAAGCTCTCCGGCGGCCAGAAACAGCGGCTGTTCATCGCGCTTGCGCTAATCGGCAATCCGCGGGTGGTGGTGCTCGACGAGCTGACCACCGGGCTCGATCCCCGCGCCCGCCGGGACACCTGGCAGCTGATCGAGGAGGTGCGCGCCGCCGGTGTGACGGTGCTGCTGGTCACCCACTTCATGGAGGAGGCGCAGCGGCTGTGCGACCGGATCGCGGTGATCGACCGTGGCCGGGTCGCCGCGCTGGACACCCCGGCGGGCCTGATCAGCAAGGCCTCGCGGTCCGTTGTCCTTTCCTTCAACCCGTCGGCGCCGCTCGACCCGGCCGAGCTGGCGGCACTGCCGGAGGTCGCCTCCTTCGAAGGGACCGGGCGGGCCGCCGGACAGGGCGTGACGGACCCGGCCGACGAGCGGCTGGTGATCCACGGGACGGACGCCACCGTCGACGCGGTGATCTCCCTTCTTGCCCGGCACCGCATCACCGCCCGGCACCTGCGCGTCGCCGACGCAACGCTCGACGACGCATTTCTCGATCTGACCGCACAGGAAGCCTGA
- a CDS encoding DUF6344 domain-containing protein produces the protein MAATKVMKFWAVCLVMLGKLLASLGVSAAASAARRDAALYERTLGKGNADKGNAGSEAPGGDAPDVGRCTEPDHQPERGSRAVPAPRTVPLYGQAGPARRMFPRPELPPTIKQRISAEAHGTSPGMRSRITSGAEPLTADDFTDPAGTTPDAGRTDADARSAVIPAARNRAHTARVV, from the coding sequence ATGGCTGCGACCAAGGTCATGAAGTTCTGGGCGGTGTGCCTTGTCATGCTCGGCAAGCTGCTGGCATCACTGGGGGTCTCCGCGGCGGCGTCGGCCGCGCGCCGGGACGCCGCACTGTACGAGCGGACCCTGGGCAAGGGGAACGCGGACAAGGGGAACGCGGGCAGCGAGGCCCCGGGTGGTGACGCCCCGGATGTGGGGCGCTGCACCGAGCCGGATCACCAGCCGGAAAGGGGGAGTCGTGCCGTACCCGCTCCCCGCACCGTGCCGCTGTACGGCCAAGCCGGGCCCGCCCGCCGGATGTTCCCCCGCCCGGAGCTGCCGCCCACGATCAAGCAGCGCATCAGTGCCGAGGCCCATGGCACCTCGCCGGGGATGCGCAGCCGCATCACCTCCGGCGCCGAGCCGCTGACGGCCGACGACTTCACCGACCCGGCCGGGACCACGCCGGACGCCGGCCGGACCGACGCGGACGCACGCTCCGCCGTCATTCCGGCGGCCCGCAACCGTGCGCACACCGCCCGCGTTGTCTGA
- a CDS encoding helix-turn-helix domain-containing protein, producing the protein MPELADTGRRIKELRVSAGMTQHDLAGPEMSSSYISLVEHGKRIPSDWALKILAERLGVGVAEISGAVAPAEDTGRARRLDLVGRLVAARRQWDGGDVEGALSEFRELAEIEPAHRQDDVFTEAQLAIAEILGTLGRADEGAEVLRRMLEVLAPEPYAEPRLRALIALADLLESAGRVQDGLRYALTGHLECAGQRPGTGFHSLLVLEVLTRCAYWSGCPDWAPDTDHGRPPADGVLPGPRASVDLHRALDLRDRGEPERATELLGECARRVTPAAGFPLWEKINGHYALLLLRRGETAAARSIVERGLVVASVAQEPGFPLWLTTADAAGAEVAGDRARLFALGAELAALPDTGRSHEKAAALGEVAAACARAGDRERAAGHFRYSAELFRRAQAYRHAERARERLTELIEKRD; encoded by the coding sequence ATGCCTGAGCTGGCGGACACCGGGAGGAGAATCAAAGAGCTCCGGGTCAGTGCGGGAATGACACAGCACGACCTTGCCGGACCCGAAATGTCCTCCAGTTACATTTCGCTGGTGGAGCACGGGAAGCGCATTCCCAGCGATTGGGCACTCAAGATCCTGGCGGAACGCCTCGGGGTCGGTGTGGCGGAAATATCCGGAGCGGTCGCGCCCGCGGAAGATACCGGCCGGGCCCGCCGGCTCGATCTGGTCGGACGATTGGTGGCGGCCCGCAGGCAATGGGACGGCGGTGACGTCGAAGGGGCCTTGTCGGAATTCCGGGAGCTGGCCGAGATCGAGCCGGCCCACCGGCAGGACGATGTTTTCACCGAGGCCCAGCTCGCCATCGCGGAAATCCTGGGCACGCTCGGCCGCGCCGATGAGGGCGCCGAGGTCCTGCGGCGGATGCTGGAGGTGCTCGCCCCCGAGCCGTACGCCGAGCCCCGGCTGCGCGCCCTGATCGCGCTCGCCGATCTGCTGGAGTCGGCCGGCCGCGTCCAGGACGGACTGCGCTACGCGCTGACCGGCCACCTCGAATGCGCCGGCCAGCGCCCCGGCACCGGCTTTCACTCGCTGCTCGTCCTTGAGGTGCTGACCCGCTGCGCCTATTGGAGCGGCTGCCCGGACTGGGCGCCCGATACCGACCACGGCCGGCCCCCGGCGGACGGTGTACTCCCCGGGCCGCGCGCCTCCGTCGATCTGCACCGGGCGCTCGACCTGCGGGACCGGGGTGAGCCGGAGCGCGCCACCGAGCTGCTGGGCGAGTGTGCGCGCCGGGTCACCCCCGCCGCCGGGTTCCCGCTGTGGGAGAAGATCAACGGCCATTACGCGCTGCTGTTGCTGCGGCGCGGCGAGACGGCGGCGGCCCGCAGCATCGTCGAGCGCGGTCTGGTGGTCGCCTCGGTGGCCCAGGAGCCGGGCTTCCCGCTGTGGCTGACGACCGCGGACGCGGCCGGTGCGGAGGTGGCCGGTGACCGCGCCCGGCTCTTCGCCCTCGGCGCGGAGCTGGCCGCGCTCCCGGACACCGGCCGCAGTCATGAGAAGGCCGCCGCGCTGGGGGAGGTCGCGGCGGCATGTGCGCGGGCGGGCGACCGGGAAAGGGCCGCCGGGCACTTCCGGTATTCCGCGGAACTGTTCCGGCGGGCCCAGGCCTACCGGCACGCCGAGCGGGCCCGGGAACGGCTGACGGAGCTCATCGAAAAGCGGGACTGA
- a CDS encoding DUF5708 family protein, whose translation MKGVALGIVLTIAGLALWLTTEEVENAVISLHKAGLILAIVGAAEALFALLGLAKKTKK comes from the coding sequence ATGAAGGGTGTTGCCTTAGGCATTGTTCTGACGATCGCAGGTCTGGCCCTTTGGCTGACCACGGAGGAAGTGGAGAATGCAGTCATCTCGCTTCACAAGGCCGGGCTGATATTAGCGATCGTCGGTGCCGCGGAGGCATTGTTCGCACTACTGGGTCTCGCAAAGAAGACCAAGAAATAA
- a CDS encoding response regulator codes for MRGGAATAPGERPADGPPGIRVLVADDQAAVRSGLVLVLQTDPAITVVGEAGDGVTAVRMAAELRPDVVLMDVQMPQLNGVAATRSIVARGLAQVLVLTTFDLDEYLFGALRAGAGGFILKNAEPAVLVGAVREVAYGEGYLAPALARRLIREFAGRQPSAGATLPDGAAQALDGLTKRELEVLACIAGGLGNSAIAERLHLAEGTVKTHTSRILSKLKLRSRVQAAILAQQHGIALRG; via the coding sequence CTGAGGGGCGGGGCGGCGACGGCGCCGGGGGAGCGCCCGGCGGACGGGCCCCCGGGCATCCGGGTGCTGGTGGCCGACGACCAGGCGGCCGTACGGTCCGGGCTGGTCCTGGTGCTGCAGACCGACCCTGCCATCACGGTGGTCGGTGAGGCCGGAGACGGTGTGACGGCGGTCCGTATGGCCGCCGAACTACGGCCCGATGTCGTCCTGATGGACGTCCAGATGCCGCAGCTCAACGGGGTCGCCGCCACCCGCAGCATCGTGGCGCGCGGCCTCGCCCAGGTGCTGGTGCTGACCACCTTCGACCTCGACGAGTACCTCTTCGGGGCGCTGCGGGCCGGGGCCGGCGGCTTCATCCTCAAGAACGCGGAACCGGCCGTACTGGTGGGCGCGGTACGGGAGGTGGCGTACGGGGAGGGGTACCTCGCCCCGGCCCTCGCCCGGCGGCTGATCCGCGAGTTCGCCGGGCGGCAGCCGTCGGCGGGCGCCACCCTGCCGGACGGCGCCGCACAGGCCCTCGACGGGCTCACCAAAAGGGAGTTGGAGGTGCTGGCCTGTATCGCGGGCGGGCTGGGCAACAGCGCCATCGCGGAGCGGCTCCATCTCGCGGAGGGCACCGTGAAGACCCACACCAGCCGCATCCTGTCGAAGCTGAAGCTGCGCAGCCGGGTGCAGGCGGCGATTCTGGCGCAGCAGCACGGGATAGCCCTGCGGGGGTAA
- a CDS encoding sensor histidine kinase codes for MGFFAGCLILYVVGGPRVMGGDIPAWQAVLPVLVLCTATVFRSALPLAALAVGTLTVTVELIAGGGMGPVLVYTDLLYAAALYGAPWLCRVLQIGTVAATLAATVALVLIGDRSEGVTTGIIIAVLLISPVWTAVVIRNHKERADAERERAAQIDRLAELDRKTVLQTERTRMARELHDLVANHLSAIAIHSSAVLSLTEAQREKDGAAEEDPVLRALSVIRENSVQGLAEMRRMVVLLRSERGVSDDWDRPQLNALGALVDQARPAADAAGLTLHTELPEKFPEVSSVIEVTAYRIVQEALTNVLKHAAAGRVRIHCEAGAEQLTLSVDSPLARPDGRPRQRPMEQLTAGAGAGLTGMSERAALVGGSFDAGPDRTAPGRWRVRAVLPLTQNP; via the coding sequence GTGGGCTTCTTCGCCGGCTGCCTGATCCTGTATGTCGTGGGCGGGCCGCGGGTCATGGGGGGCGATATTCCCGCCTGGCAGGCCGTTCTGCCGGTGCTCGTGCTGTGTACCGCGACCGTCTTCCGCAGTGCCCTGCCGCTGGCCGCGCTCGCCGTCGGCACGCTCACCGTCACCGTCGAGTTGATCGCCGGCGGCGGGATGGGCCCCGTGCTCGTCTATACGGATCTGCTCTATGCGGCCGCCCTGTACGGCGCCCCGTGGCTGTGCCGGGTCCTGCAGATCGGGACCGTGGCGGCCACTCTGGCGGCCACCGTCGCGCTGGTCCTCATCGGCGACCGCTCCGAGGGGGTGACGACCGGCATCATCATCGCGGTGCTGCTCATCTCCCCCGTATGGACCGCGGTGGTGATCCGCAACCACAAGGAGCGGGCGGATGCCGAGCGGGAACGCGCCGCACAGATCGACCGGCTGGCGGAGCTGGACCGCAAGACCGTGCTGCAGACCGAACGCACCCGTATGGCCCGTGAGCTGCACGATCTGGTGGCCAACCACCTCAGTGCCATCGCCATTCACTCCAGCGCCGTGCTCTCCCTGACCGAGGCACAGCGGGAGAAGGACGGTGCGGCCGAGGAGGATCCGGTGCTGCGGGCGCTCTCGGTGATCCGGGAGAACAGTGTGCAGGGACTGGCCGAAATGCGCCGGATGGTGGTGCTGCTGCGGTCCGAGCGGGGGGTGTCCGACGACTGGGACCGTCCGCAGCTCAACGCGCTCGGCGCGCTGGTCGACCAGGCCCGGCCGGCCGCCGACGCGGCGGGGCTGACCCTGCACACCGAATTACCGGAGAAATTCCCCGAGGTGTCTTCGGTGATCGAGGTGACGGCGTACCGGATCGTGCAGGAGGCGCTGACCAATGTCCTCAAGCATGCCGCGGCGGGGCGGGTGCGGATCCACTGTGAGGCCGGCGCCGAGCAGCTGACCCTCTCGGTCGACAGTCCGCTGGCCCGCCCCGACGGCCGGCCCCGGCAGCGTCCCATGGAGCAGCTGACGGCCGGTGCGGGCGCCGGGCTCACCGGGATGTCCGAGCGGGCCGCCCTGGTCGGCGGCAGCTTCGACGCGGGGCCCGACCGCACCGCCCCGGGGCGTTGGCGGGTGCGGGCGGTGCTCCCGCTGACCCAGAACCCCTAG
- a CDS encoding transglycosylase family protein, whose product MPSPLAKRSVETLLSVLLVLLSVLGLAAPSAAAAGSPARPGPDWERIAACESNGRWHINTGNGYHGGLQIDPATWRAYGGRRYAPRADLATRDEQIAIAERIVRDRGLSAWPNCARTTDDGDSTSRATERNASDDPAPQAAPRTRSRTSSGHPTARTYVVQPGDCLSVIAERTRTPGGTKALYDLNKDTLDKGPDHIYPGQRLQLRA is encoded by the coding sequence ATGCCGTCGCCCCTCGCCAAACGGTCCGTCGAAACGCTCCTGTCCGTGCTGCTGGTTCTGCTGAGCGTCCTGGGCCTGGCCGCCCCGAGTGCCGCGGCGGCCGGCTCGCCCGCCCGCCCGGGACCGGACTGGGAGCGCATCGCCGCCTGCGAGAGCAACGGCCGCTGGCACATCAACACCGGCAACGGCTACCACGGCGGTCTGCAGATCGACCCCGCCACCTGGCGCGCCTACGGAGGCCGCCGCTACGCCCCGCGCGCCGACCTCGCCACCCGCGACGAGCAGATCGCCATCGCTGAGCGCATCGTCCGGGACCGAGGCCTGTCGGCCTGGCCCAACTGCGCCCGGACCACCGACGACGGCGACAGCACCTCCCGCGCCACGGAGCGGAACGCGTCGGACGACCCGGCCCCGCAGGCGGCCCCCCGCACCCGCAGCCGCACCTCCTCCGGCCACCCCACCGCCCGCACCTATGTGGTGCAGCCCGGCGACTGCCTCTCCGTCATCGCGGAGCGCACCCGTACCCCGGGCGGCACCAAGGCCCTGTACGACCTGAACAAGGACACCCTCGACAAGGGGCCGGACCACATCTACCCGGGGCAGCGGCTGCAGCTGCGGGCGTGA